DNA from Bacillus sp. Marseille-P3661:
TCCTAACCACCTTTTTACCTTTTTTACAATTTGAAGTAATTGCAATTGATATTAATAATGGTGAAAGCAGACAAATTCCTGTTAAGAATCCATTTGTCCAATGGATTAATGAAAGTAAAATAGGCTATCTAAATTGGAATCAAAATGAGCCGAGTATTTACGCACCACTTTATATTGTAGACCTTAATACATCAGTTGAACAAATATGGATTGAGAAATGTATTATGTTTTTTTCACTTTATAATACAGTTGTTACAATTTCAGTAGACGAAGATAAATTAGATCACTCCTTATATTCTTTTTATGATGGAGAAACAGGGAATAAAATAAAAGATATATATATCCCTATTTTGAATACCTTTTCAGAGGCTTGGTGGATACCAAGCTATGACTTCGATAGAAATCGAAAACTGTTTTACTATCTGGAACCAAAATATGCAGCAGATATAAGTGAATATAATGAAGGTTATCAGTTAAAGACTATCTCCATACATGAAGATAAAACAGAGGTACTAACTACAGTTGAAAATAATGTACCAATTAAGCTATCACCAGATGGTAGTTATTTATTAATGGGACAACAGCTTGAACAAATTATTCAACTCTCTAGTAAACAAGTCTTAAATTTATTAGAGTAATAAAGACTTCATAATGAGTGGTTACCCGGTTAAGGTCTGTAGCTATCATTAGATTAGAAGATAACGTCGTACAATAACTTGATAAAACCAAATAAACTTAAAAAAGGCATTGTAGTTTCTAAAGCTACAATGCCTTTTTGGAAATAATATAAATTTGGAGCTGGTAAAATTGCACTTTTTATTAATGACCAGCAGGAATTCCATGTCCGCCTAGCACGCCGATTATAGTCATTACTGTAAACCAGCCGAATACAAGTACAGAAGCTGCCGACATAGCAGTAGCTAGGAAATTCTTGTTTTTCAAAGAGCGTAAAGTACCAGCTATACATAGCAGTGTAACTAATGCAAAAGTTATTATAACACCCACAATTCTACCCCCTTACAAAATAATAGTCATAATATGCCCAATTTCTTAGCGAATAATTGTGCATTCTTATTATGTAATTAAGATATTAATACATCTGTAGATTATTTTAATCGTTTTCTATTGTTTTGTCGAGGGCAAAAATAAGGCGGTTGTGTTAATATTCTTCTAGGTAGTGGATCTTTATAGGAAATCCTATCCAAATAGTGTAAAATATAATGGAATAGAGTAAATGGAGGTTAGTATCGTGAAAATCAATTGGAGACAAATGCCATTGGGGGCTCTTCAAACAAATGCGTATATTATTGAAAATGAAAATAAGGAATGTATTATTATAGATCCTGGTAGTGAAGCAAAACGTTTTATTAGAAAAATTGAAGAAAAAGAATTAAATCCATTAGCGGTTCTATTAACACATGCCCATTTTGATCATATAGGAGCAGTAGACGATGTAAGAGATAAATGGAATATCCCAGTTTACATACATGAAAAAGAACAAGATTGGTTAACAGAGCCATCTTTAAATGGTTCGAAACACTTTGGACTTAAAGAGGTAATAAAAGCTCGCTCAGCTGATCATCTAATAGTAAAGGAAGAGACATTAGTGCTTGGAACTTTTAGTTTTAAGGTATTTGAAACACCTGGACACTCTCCTGGAAGTGTGAGTTATTATTTAGAGAATGAATCGGTCGTTTTTTCGGGTGATGCATTGTTTGCTAGAAGTATAGGTAGAACTGATTTACGTGGTGGCTCGCATAAACAATTAATCGAAAGCATCCATACAAGGTTACTAGTATTGCCTGAAGAAACAATAGTAGCACCTGGTCATGGTCCAACTTCAACGATTGGAATTGAAATGAATGAAAATCCTTTTTTAAACGGATTTTAAAAATAAAAGAAAAAAACCCTTTCAGCGAAAGGGTTTTTTTGGGGGTATGTTTTAAATTGTTCAAATGGGATGGGAATTATTAAAAGCTACAAGTAAACTATATTATAAATTAAACACTATGTCAATAGTGTTTATTGAAAAGGGATGGATAATATTGAAAGAAATGATAGTGAAGCTAATACGAGAATCACCAAACTTTAGCATAAGCTATGCACAATATATGGAAATGGCTTTATATCACCCAGTGAATGGTTATTATATGAAAGATCGAGCGAAAATCGGTAAAAGTGGTGACTTTTATACAACTAGTAATGTACATGCTGTGTTTGGTAAACTATTATGTCGTGTTTTTGCTCAATTAGTGGAGAAAAACTATTTGCCACCGGTTATTTGTGAAATCGGAGCAGGTACTGGTAAGCTGGCAAATTCAATTATAGAAGAATGGAAAAATAATTTCCCAGATAGTTTTAATGAAATGGAGTATCTAATTGTTGAATCGAGTCCGTACCACTTAGCTCAACAAAAGGAACAAATTAAATGTATCAATAAAGTTCAACAATATGAAACAATCTCAGCGCTTATTGATCAAAGAAGTAAGTTAACAGGGATTATGTTTTCAAACGAATTATTTGATGCATTTCCTGTACATGTTGTTCAACAAGTTCAAGGAGAGATTAATGAGGTTCGAATTAGTTTGGATAGTCAACAAAATTTAATCGAAGTGTTCGAAGTGTGTTCCAATGATGAAATACTAAATTGGTTAAAACAAAGCGGATTACAAATACCGGAAGGGCATCGAATCGAAATACCTTTGGCGATGACAAAGTGGATTTATGAGACAAAACATTGGTTTGATAAAGGTATTATGTTTACCATTGATTATGGATACACAAATGATGAAGTTGTTA
Protein-coding regions in this window:
- a CDS encoding DUF2759 domain-containing protein encodes the protein MGVIITFALVTLLCIAGTLRSLKNKNFLATAMSAASVLVFGWFTVMTIIGVLGGHGIPAGH
- a CDS encoding MBL fold metallo-hydrolase, with translation MNWRQMPLGALQTNAYIIENENKECIIIDPGSEAKRFIRKIEEKELNPLAVLLTHAHFDHIGAVDDVRDKWNIPVYIHEKEQDWLTEPSLNGSKHFGLKEVIKARSADHLIVKEETLVLGTFSFKVFETPGHSPGSVSYYLENESVVFSGDALFARSIGRTDLRGGSHKQLIESIHTRLLVLPEETIVAPGHGPTSTIGIEMNENPFLNGF
- a CDS encoding class I SAM-dependent methyltransferase; its protein translation is MIVKLIRESPNFSISYAQYMEMALYHPVNGYYMKDRAKIGKSGDFYTTSNVHAVFGKLLCRVFAQLVEKNYLPPVICEIGAGTGKLANSIIEEWKNNFPDSFNEMEYLIVESSPYHLAQQKEQIKCINKVQQYETISALIDQRSKLTGIMFSNELFDAFPVHVVQQVQGEINEVRISLDSQQNLIEVFEVCSNDEILNWLKQSGLQIPEGHRIEIPLAMTKWIYETKHWFDKGIMFTIDYGYTNDEVVKGYHSEGSLRGYFQHQLIKNPLLHSGEMDLTTHVHLDAIIKIGEKVGLEYVKMLKQNQFLYRAGIMQYLQDTYDPNPFSEISKQNRAIRTLLSDTDISSSFTVIIQQKKLDLSITDILTYDAFN